A stretch of the Zeugodacus cucurbitae isolate PBARC_wt_2022May chromosome 6, idZeuCucr1.2, whole genome shotgun sequence genome encodes the following:
- the LOC114805381 gene encoding uncharacterized protein LOC114805381 produces MVTDLDRPRCLKHVANHLKCESKKVSSKLYDNLDPQVKHFVIAFHLEIRFQYHKKKTGELKYTIKYFRDDEMRYIITFYNIILLNMLSAGAREELDKSCPQVINIEWNDVCHGTITSEIKLKYKDQMTSIGTPFKVLVSTSIPGFLVTFYDSFLLTCTTLRIDKNLVATCAKNGNYTIKPSMVYCFNYYLYYVTELMEVCFDPADYNLLAVPFKFVALHYAYTPPLEGGPIALDITPKWLLYVIVAMLVWVT; encoded by the coding sequence ATGGTGACAGATTTGGACCGACCAAGGTGCCTTAAACATGTTGCCAACCATCTTAAAtgtgaatccaaaaaagtcagCTCTAAACTTTACGACAACTTGGATCCTCAAGTAAAACACTTTGTCATTGCTTTTCATTTAGAAATTCGTTTTCAATATCATAAAAAGAAGACAGGCGAATTGAAATATACTATAAAATACTTTAGAGACGACGAAATGCGATATATAATTACGTTCTACAACATAATACTCTTAAATATGCTGTCTGCGGGGGCGCGTGAAGAACTGGATAAGAGTTGTCCGCAAGTGATAAATATTGAGTGGAATGATGTGTGCCATGGAACTATAACAAGCGAGATCAAGCTCAAGTACAAAGATCAAATGACAAGCATTGGAACGCCCTTCAAAGTACTGGTCTCAACGAGTATCCCGGGCTTCCTGGTGACTTTCTATGATTCATTTCTGTTAACTTGTACAACGCTTCGTATTGACAAGAATTTGGTGGCCACTTGTGCCAAAAACGGCAACTATACGATAAAGCCTTCCATGGTTTACTGTTTTAATTATTATCTATATTATGTAACTGAATTGATGGAAGTATGCTTTGACCCAGCAGATTACAATTTACTTGCAGTACCTTTTAAATTTGTGGCACTGCACTATGCCTACACGCCACCACTTGAAGGGGGGCCAATTGCCCTCGATATAACTCCGAAATGGCTGCTTTATGTAATCGTCGCTATGCTGGTGTGGGTGACTTga